The sequence CATGAAGCCGTCGATCACGCGATGGAAGACGATGCCGTCATAAAAGCCTTCGCGAGCCAATTCCTTGATCCGCGCAACGTGCTGCGGCGCGAGGTCCGGGCGCAGGGCGATGGTCGCCGAGCCCTGGGTGGTCTCGAGGATGAGGGTGTTCTCCGGGTCCTTGATTTCGGCCACGGTTATCTCCTTCTGAGGGGCCGCGCCGGAAGGCGGCGCAGCGAGAGCCGACTTACTTCGCGTCGGCGGCGATCTGCATCTTGATGATCTTGTCGGGGTTTGCCGGGGGCTCGCCCTTTGCGATCTTGTCGACGAACTGCATGCCGTCGACGACTTCGCCCCAGACGGTGTACTGGCCGTCGAGGAAGCCGCCATCGGCGAACATGATGAAGAACTGGGAATTGGCCGAGTCCGGATTCTGCGAGCGCGCCATGCCGAGCGTGCCGCGCGCAAAGTGCGCCTTGGAGAATTCGGCCTTGATGTCGGGCTCCTTGGAGCCGCCCATGCCGGTGCCGGTCGGGTCGCCCGTCTGGGCCATGAAGCCGTCGATCACGCGGTGGAAGACGATGCCGTCATAGAAGCCCTCGCGGGTCAGCTTCTTGATCTGCGCGACATGCTTCGGCGCCAGGTCCGGGCGAAGCTTGATCACGACGCGACCATCCTTCAGGTCGAGATAGATCGTATTTTGCGGGTCGAGCTTCTCGCTCGCAGCCTGGGCAGGCGCGGCAATGAAGAGGAACGCAGCGGCGATCGCCGCGAACAGGCCAAGGAAACGGGTCACTGAGACCTCCGGTCGGTGGACGGTACCGCCTTTTGCGGTGACGTCAGGAACTGAATTTTTGTGTCAGCTTTCGGGCGACACCCGTCGGGACGAAGGCTGAAGCGTCGCCGCCCATCTTCGCAATCTGGCGTACCAGCGTCGCGGTTATGTGACGCGTCGCGGGCGTAGCCGGCAGAAACACGGTCTGAATCGCCGGCGCCATGGCGCCGTTCATCCCCGCGAGCTGCATCTCATAGTCCAGATCGGTGCCGTCGCGAAGCCCGCGGATCATCACCGATGCGCCGCAATCGCGCGCGGCGTCGATCGTCAGCCCGTCAAAGGACATCACCTCGATTCGGCCCGCCCCGCCCTCGATCTCATCCGCGAGCTCGCGGATCAGCGCCACGCGCTCGTCAAAGGAGAAGAGCGGCGTCTTGCCGGGATGAACGCCGATGGCGACGACGAGCCTGTCCACCACGGCCAGCGCGGCGCGCAGCATCTCGACATGGCCGTTGGTCGGCGGATCGAACGAGCCCGGATAGAGTCCTGTACGCACCATGATCACATCTCGCTCCCGGATCGATGCCGGATTCTCACGCAAGGTTTACGAAGGAGAAGAAGACTTCCTTAAGGAACCAACTTCCCAAACGGACATTGCTTCCCCAGATGAATAGCAAATGAACGGCGAGTTGTGATGCGGTTCATAGGCAAAGGAGCAGGTTGCGTCCACGTTCCGGCGCAACAGGACACGGAGGGCAAGCCATGACGACGTGGTTCCACAGCATCATTCTCGCAACTTGCGCCGCAGCGACCATCGCGGTTGGTTTCGCCAGCGCAGCCGCCTATTCCGACCGGGATGTTCCGGCAGCTAAGAAGGGCGATCGCCTTTCTGCTGCCGTAGAGCTCTCCGACGCTCGGATGACGACCATCGTGGATAGCCAGAAGGGCTACTCCGTCATTACCCGCGTCCCCATCTCGGACGCGAACTGAGGGTTTCCCCTCAACCCTGAAAGACCTCCAAGAAGACCCCAAGATCATTTGTGACGACGCCGGCCTTTCCCCTGAGGCCGGCGTCATCGTTTTGTAGGGAGCGTTCAGCCTTCGGCCGGCGTCTCGGGGGCCGGCGGCGCATCCGGCGAGGGCGGGCCATCGGAGGCCGGTGCAGGCGCTTCTGCGTCCGGCTCGTCTTCCTCGACATCCGTCAGGCGGTCGACCGAAACGACCTTTTCCTTGTCGCTCGTATTGAAGACGATAACGCCCTGCGAGCCGCGGCCGACGATCCGGATCGGCTTATCGCCGCCAACCGGCATGCGGATCATCTGCCCGGCATCGGTCACCAGCATGATCTGGTCCGAATCTTCCACCGGG is a genomic window of Kaistia defluvii containing:
- a CDS encoding peptidylprolyl isomerase, coding for MTRFLGLFAAIAAAFLFIAAPAQAASEKLDPQNTIYLDLKDGRVVIKLRPDLAPKHVAQIKKLTREGFYDGIVFHRVIDGFMAQTGDPTGTGMGGSKEPDIKAEFSKAHFARGTLGMARSQNPDSANSQFFIMFADGGFLDGQYTVWGEVVDGMQFVDKIAKGEPPANPDKIIKMQIAADAK
- the coaD gene encoding pantetheine-phosphate adenylyltransferase: MRTGLYPGSFDPPTNGHVEMLRAALAVVDRLVVAIGVHPGKTPLFSFDERVALIRELADEIEGGAGRIEVMSFDGLTIDAARDCGASVMIRGLRDGTDLDYEMQLAGMNGAMAPAIQTVFLPATPATRHITATLVRQIAKMGGDASAFVPTGVARKLTQKFSS